One Manduca sexta isolate Smith_Timp_Sample1 chromosome 28, JHU_Msex_v1.0, whole genome shotgun sequence DNA window includes the following coding sequences:
- the LOC119190961 gene encoding MAP kinase-activated protein kinase 2-like isoform X2, with product MSNFNKIIKTTPITDDYDISNTVLGLGINGKVVECKDKKRGTKRALKVLHDSVKARREVELHWRARGCRHIVEVIDVYENSYGGRSCLLVVMECMDGGELFQRIQDNREGAFTERQAAEIMHSICVAVRHLHDSSIAHRDIKPENLLYSSMEPNAVLKLTDFGFAKETSTAADTLQTPCYTPYYVAPEVLGPEKYDKSCDIWSLGVVMYILLCGFPPFYSNHGLAISPGMKKRIRLGQYDFPEPEWSNVSSEAKNLIRGMLSVDPAKRLSIEQVMASPWIRQYTQVPQTPLYTNTLLREGGDTWPDVQDEMTRSLATMRVDYDQVQIKALGESNNSLLNKRRNKVGA from the exons GTTGTTGAGTGCAAAGACAAGAAGCGTGGCACGAAGCGCGCGCTCAAAGTCCTCCACGACAGCGTGAAGGCGCGACGAGAGGTGGAACTGCACTGGAGAGCTAGAGGCTGCCGACACATAGTAGAG GTGATCGATGTTTACGAGAACTCGTACGGCGGGAGGTCGTGCCTGCTCGTGGTGATGGAGTGCATGGACGGCGGCGAGTTGTTCCAGAGGATACAGGACAACAGGGAGGGCGCGTTCACTGAGAGGCAGGCCGCTGAG ATAATGCACTCGATCTGCGTCGCAGTCCGCCACCTTCACGACTCGAGCATCGCTCACCGCGACATCAAGCCAGAGAACCTGCTCTACTCCAGCATGGAGCCCAACGCTGTGCTCAAACTGACCGACTTCGGATTCGCGAAGGAGACGTCCACAGCCGCCGACACGCTGCAGACGCCTTGCTACACGCCTTATTACGTCGCTCCAGAG GTGCTAGGTCCAGAGAAGTACGACAAATCCTGTGACATATGGTCGCTGGGCGTCGTGATGTACATACTGTTGTGCGGGTTCCCGCCGTTCTACTCCAACCACGGCTTAGCCATATCGCCAGGCATGAAAAAG CGCATCAGGCTAGGGCAATACGACTTCCCGGAACCAGAATGGTCGAACGTGTCGTCTGAAGCGAAGAACCTGATACGCGGCATGCTGTCCGTGGACCCGGCGAAACGGCTCTCCATAGAAcag GTGATGGCGAGTCCGTGGATCAGACAGTACACACAAGTGCCGCAGACCCCGCTGTACACGAACACGCTGCTGCGCGAAGGCGGCGACACGTGGCCCGACGTGCAGGACGAGATGACTCGCTCGCTCGCCACCATGCGCGTCGACTACGACCAG GTACAAATCAAAGCGTTGGGTGAAAGCAACAACTCACTATTGAACAAGCGACGCAACAAAGTCGGTGCCTGA
- the LOC119190961 gene encoding MAP kinase-activated protein kinase 2-like isoform X1, with protein MSNFNKIIKTTPITDDYDISNTVLGLGINGKVVECKDKKRGTKRALKVLHDSVKARREVELHWRARGCRHIVEVIDVYENSYGGRSCLLVVMECMDGGELFQRIQDNREGAFTERQAAEIMHSICVAVRHLHDSSIAHRDIKPENLLYSSMEPNAVLKLTDFGFAKETSTAADTLQTPCYTPYYVAPEVLGPEKYDKSCDIWSLGVVMYILLCGFPPFYSNHGLAISPGMKKRIRLGQYDFPEPEWSNVSSEAKNLIRGMLSVDPAKRLSIEQVMASPWIRQYTQVPQTPLYTNTLLREGGDTWPDVQDEMTRSLATMRVDYDQVQVQIKALGESNNSLLNKRRNKVGA; from the exons GTTGTTGAGTGCAAAGACAAGAAGCGTGGCACGAAGCGCGCGCTCAAAGTCCTCCACGACAGCGTGAAGGCGCGACGAGAGGTGGAACTGCACTGGAGAGCTAGAGGCTGCCGACACATAGTAGAG GTGATCGATGTTTACGAGAACTCGTACGGCGGGAGGTCGTGCCTGCTCGTGGTGATGGAGTGCATGGACGGCGGCGAGTTGTTCCAGAGGATACAGGACAACAGGGAGGGCGCGTTCACTGAGAGGCAGGCCGCTGAG ATAATGCACTCGATCTGCGTCGCAGTCCGCCACCTTCACGACTCGAGCATCGCTCACCGCGACATCAAGCCAGAGAACCTGCTCTACTCCAGCATGGAGCCCAACGCTGTGCTCAAACTGACCGACTTCGGATTCGCGAAGGAGACGTCCACAGCCGCCGACACGCTGCAGACGCCTTGCTACACGCCTTATTACGTCGCTCCAGAG GTGCTAGGTCCAGAGAAGTACGACAAATCCTGTGACATATGGTCGCTGGGCGTCGTGATGTACATACTGTTGTGCGGGTTCCCGCCGTTCTACTCCAACCACGGCTTAGCCATATCGCCAGGCATGAAAAAG CGCATCAGGCTAGGGCAATACGACTTCCCGGAACCAGAATGGTCGAACGTGTCGTCTGAAGCGAAGAACCTGATACGCGGCATGCTGTCCGTGGACCCGGCGAAACGGCTCTCCATAGAAcag GTGATGGCGAGTCCGTGGATCAGACAGTACACACAAGTGCCGCAGACCCCGCTGTACACGAACACGCTGCTGCGCGAAGGCGGCGACACGTGGCCCGACGTGCAGGACGAGATGACTCGCTCGCTCGCCACCATGCGCGTCGACTACGACCAGGTACAG GTACAAATCAAAGCGTTGGGTGAAAGCAACAACTCACTATTGAACAAGCGACGCAACAAAGTCGGTGCCTGA